A single genomic interval of Hemiscyllium ocellatum isolate sHemOce1 chromosome 37, sHemOce1.pat.X.cur, whole genome shotgun sequence harbors:
- the LOC132833803 gene encoding proteasome subunit beta type-7-like: MLKGERFLNTPVGGFSFENCRRNAALESELRQLGYKPPTAKKTGTTITGIIFKDGVILGADTRATDDMVVADKNCIKIHHIAPNIYCCGAGCAADAEVTTQMMASNIQLHTLSTGRKPRVVIVNRMLKQMLFRYQGHIGASVIVGGVDCTGSHLYAVYPHGSTDKLPFVAMGSGSAAAMAVLEDRFKPNMEEEAGKQLVREAITAGIFSDLGSGSNVDLCIITENKTEFLRAFDCPNKKGQRQGVYRYKKGTTTVLKETVTPLAVELVEEVVQRMDTE; encoded by the exons ATGTTGAAGGGTGAGAGATTCCTGAACACCCCTGTGGGGGGTTTCAGCTTTGAGAACTGCAGAAG GAATGCAGCATTGGAGAGCGAACTTCGGCAGCTGGGCTACAAACCTCCAACAGCAAAGAAGACAGGGACGACTATCACTGGCATCATCTTCAAG GATGGGGTGATCCTGGGAGCTGATACCCGGGCCACAGACGACATGGTTGTTGCTGACAAGAACTGCATTAAGATTCATCACATTGCCCCCAATATTTA CTGCTGTGGTGCAGGCTGTGCAGCCGATGCTGAAGTTACGACACAGATGATGGCCTCGAACATCCAGCTGCACACCCTGTCGACAGGCCGCAAGCCCCGTGTGGTCATCGTTAACCGCATGCTGAAGCAGATGCTGTTCAG GTACCAGGGGCACATTGGTGCGTCAGTGATTGTCGGTGGTGTGGACTGCACAGGGTCCCACCTGTACGCTGTATACCCTCATGGTTCCACGGACAAACTGCCCTTCGTTGCTATGG GTTCAGGTTCAGCAGCTGCTATGGCTGTACTGGAAGATCGATTCAAGCCAAACATGGAG GAAGAAGCGGGCAAGCAGCTGGTCCGTGAGGCCATCACAGCTGGAATATTCAGTGACCTTGGTTCTGGGAGCAACGTTGACCTCTGCATCATCACTGAGAACAAGACCGAGTTTCTCCGGGCCTTCGACTGCCCCAATAAGAAAGGTCAAAGGCAA GGAGTGTACCGCTACAAGAAGGGCACCACCACTGTGCTGAAAGAAACAGTCACTCCACTCGCTGTCGAACTGGTGGAGGAGGTGGTGCAGAGAATGGACACTGAGTAA
- the uts2a gene encoding urotensin 2, alpha, producing the protein MLSLVLVAGVLLLSGSCVFAVPVADSMYKTASSEENQVLNLDELQSLDNNFLLWNPPAVMPRTSLNDAIRDLEAAEQLKNGLREYSDNDSGNLKEILIGRKAQPKVGRLLFGRGRKQYKKRNNFSDCFWKYCV; encoded by the exons ATGTTGTCCTTGGTACTTGTAGCTGGTGTCTTGCTTCTCAGTGGATCCTGTGTCTTTGCTGTGCCTGTTGCAGACTCCATGTACAAAACAG CATCCAGTGAGGAAAATCAGGTTTTAAATCTGGATGAATTGCAAAGCTTGGACAATAACTTCCTCCTATGGAACCCACCAGCTGTGATGCCCAGGACTAGCCTCAATGATGCCATCAGAGATCTAGAAGCTGCTGAACAACTTAAGAATG GTCTGAGGGAATACAGTGACAATGACTCAGGAAATCTGAAAGAG ATTCTGATTGGAAGGAAAGCACAGCCGAAAGTAGGCCGCCTGCTCTTTGGAAGAGGCAGGAAACAGTACAAGAAACGCAACAACTTCTCGGACTGCTTCTGGAAATACTGTGTTTGA